The Octopus sinensis unplaced genomic scaffold, ASM634580v1 Contig17229, whole genome shotgun sequence genome has a segment encoding these proteins:
- the LOC115231033 gene encoding uncharacterized protein LOC115231033, protein MTFQPMYQIPDNDLFLNHYQMNSYDFIQDYRIFDNPYSDYNQPFIQYEIARQQIPVTLYQPDVNDLSLAISNNYKEDNVPHLFTEQATVNDDMLQRKSLVELGNYFKAKRMNFGYSQSEMAIIMKRGGFPVCQTTICRFELGKLPTTAMENLKDSFLIVLESLKKNPISKSQLNSLPKARKKRTCFDNKTIEYLENIFSVIVQPNKEESGRL, encoded by the coding sequence TTTTTAAACCATTACCAGATGAATTCATATGATTTCATACAGGATTATCGAATTTTCGATAACCCTTATTCAGATTACAATCAGCCTTTCATCCAATATGAAATTGCTCGTCAGCAAATTCCTGTGACTTTGTACCAGCCTGATGTCAACGATTTGAGTCTTGCCATTTCCAATAATTACAAGGAAGACAATGTGCCTCATCTATTTACTGAACAGGCAACAGTAAATGACGACATGCTTCAAAGAAAGTCTTTGGTAGAATTAGGAAACTATTTCAAGGCTAAAAGAATGAACTTTGGTTACTCACAGTCCGAGATGGCCATTATAATGAAGAGAGGCGGGTTCCCCGTGTGTCAAACGACTATATGCAGATTTGAGTTGGGTAAACTCCCAACTACTGCAATGGAAAATCTAAAAGATTCTTTTTTGATTGTTCTAGAATCTCTGAAGAAAAACCCAATTTCCAAGTCCCAATTGAATTCGCTCCCGAAAGCCAGAAAGAAACGAACATGTTTTGATAACAAAACCATAGAATACctcgaaaatattttttcagtcatCGTTCAGCCAAACAAAGAAGAATCGGGAAGATTGTAG